One Candidatus Binatia bacterium genomic region harbors:
- a CDS encoding SAM-dependent chlorinase/fluorinase yields the protein MTESRRTAEAEAMTASTDPPSLFHPCGLVTMTTDFGTTDGYVGAMKGMILNHDARLRIENIAHGIPPQNIIHGATTMSAAAPYWPKGTVHMVVVDPGVGTDRRALVAVAGGQCFVAPDNGVLGPTLDRLGPFHCHQIERNPDTEPFLPVDLAPTFHGRDLFAPIAAALASGSLSPHQTGPRYEPLPLPRPHPLRRGNRIEGTILLFDHFGNAITNLRREDLPDACAAQLPRSETVVALCRTYGEVAEGEPLALIGSDGYLEIAIRNGHAEKGLRLHVDDKIQVSES from the coding sequence TTGACAGAGAGCCGCCGCACGGCTGAAGCTGAAGCCATGACCGCCTCCACCGACCCGCCATCTCTCTTTCATCCCTGCGGCCTGGTCACCATGACCACGGACTTCGGCACGACCGATGGCTATGTGGGCGCGATGAAGGGCATGATTCTGAATCACGATGCTCGACTTCGGATCGAGAATATCGCGCACGGGATACCGCCGCAGAACATCATTCACGGCGCCACCACAATGTCGGCAGCAGCGCCCTATTGGCCGAAGGGGACCGTCCATATGGTGGTCGTGGACCCGGGCGTCGGAACCGATCGACGCGCCCTGGTGGCTGTGGCTGGTGGCCAATGCTTCGTGGCTCCTGATAATGGCGTTCTCGGCCCAACTCTGGATAGGCTGGGACCATTCCATTGCCATCAGATCGAGAGAAATCCCGACACGGAACCCTTTTTGCCGGTAGATCTCGCGCCAACGTTTCACGGCCGCGATCTCTTTGCCCCGATCGCCGCCGCCCTTGCCAGCGGTTCGCTTTCCCCGCATCAAACAGGTCCACGATACGAGCCCCTACCCTTGCCGCGACCGCATCCCTTGCGCCGCGGCAACCGCATCGAGGGCACCATCCTGCTCTTCGATCATTTCGGAAACGCCATCACGAATCTTCGCAGAGAGGACCTTCCCGATGCCTGCGCGGCGCAACTTCCTCGGAGCGAAACCGTCGTTGCCCTGTGCCGCACTTACGGGGAGGTCGCTGAAGGTGAACCGCTCGCCTTGATCGGCAGTGATGGCTACCTCGAAATCGCGATCCGCAACGGCCATGCCGAAAAAGGCCTCAGGCTTCACGTCGACGATAAAATTCAGGTGAGCGAATCCTGA